From a region of the Babylonia areolata isolate BAREFJ2019XMU chromosome 21, ASM4173473v1, whole genome shotgun sequence genome:
- the LOC143296047 gene encoding breast cancer metastasis-suppressor 1-like protein, which produces MMPTLRESSVGACDPEEEDDRYEHDEDDDLGSGSGDDQMDCDDEGCSSDMDSEECDRRKTECMDDMTELSEQFCKIKDQFFSERESMIDQKLKDIEDGKEPEYLSRVNCLEENRKQRIHVAEVLLQMKREAIQERFLSEELAMVQNVQNDKEVLFDQLTHELEEKIKRLEEDRHSIDFTPDFFDCPNDRVKNRFNPFNSERRKKAAQVTGPYIVYNLKDDDIISDWTRIKRASKQQVQRRKVEL; this is translated from the exons ATGATGCCGACGTTGAGGGAGAGTAGTGTGGGTGCTTGTGACCCAGAAGAGGAAGACGATCGTTATGAACACGACGAAGATGACGATTTAGGGTCTGGATCGGGCGATGATCAAATGGATTGTGATGACGAAGGCTGTTCTTCAG ATATGGACTCAGAGGAGTGTGATCGGCGAAAGACAGAGTGCATGGACGACATGACAGAGCTGTCCGAGCAGTTCTGTAAAATCAAAGATCA ATTTTTCAGTGAGAGAGAATCAATGATTGACCAGAAGCTGAAGGACATCGAAGACGGGAAAGAACCAGAATATCTCTCACGGGTGAATTGTCTGgaagagaacagaaaacagcGTATCCATGTAGCAG AGGTCCTCCTGCAGATGAAAAGAGAAGCGATCCAAGAGAGGTTTTTAAGCGAGGAGCTGGCCATGGTACAAAACGTACAG AATGACAAAGAAGTTCTGTTCGATCAGTTGACACACGAACTGGAGGAGAAGATAAAAAGGCTGGAAGAAGACAGGCACAGCATCGACTTCACACCAG ATTTCTTCGACTGCCCGAATGACAGGGTGAAAAACCGATTCAATCCATTCAACTCAGAGCGAAGAAAGAAGGCCGCTCAAGTTACTG GTCCTTATATTGTATATAACCTAAAGGATGATGATATCATCAGTGACTGGACACGAATAAAGCgg GCTTCCAAGCAGCAAGTACAGAGAAGGAAAGTGGaat TGTGA